Proteins encoded by one window of Myripristis murdjan chromosome 1, fMyrMur1.1, whole genome shotgun sequence:
- the LOC115376433 gene encoding uncharacterized protein LOC115376433 isoform X1, producing the protein MDLISKPRSKSTVWMYFGLKADERGQPLNSGEAICRLCRKIVLAKGGNTTNLRSHLRRRHRADFFEPSSCASSAGFFDSQGFDFGQEEFIEDIPALQTTPNHNYIPDAVLPPGEPWLQGGPSRATLSLPSCLRLCRDSGGGGMPGPGSSSEEQMAVLKVYAKCHLQQGLMFGPFVGEMSRGQLQNFRYAWAIRDDATFFYVDASDENKSNWMRYVTYAGSEEEHNLVVFQFYRHIYYRVSQPIPEGAELKVWISKDYAALLGLGIGDSMKFELGDKDMILRILQDIQVVTLPEPSSSSLWSDNSQSQSPMPIISDVTTMSNSDAAGDSGPASASASISSSLIAFPSPGYYQMEKYDFIPGTEKLLSYPKVNRNSPWHFFGFEPDPTGRPLDRNTAVCKLCGDRVGCGGGATDIQNHLGTKHHIKLRDGAKDRSPLTTGQRPQAPVLTGGLVGMLPHVMATQVTDAIASFIIADLHPPALVEGEGFKQLLHTLLPSYKELPSASLLESLLKENHTKGKKRLAQLLRRKAGSEEDEDISDYTAPIEFEPRRRGRPHGSRRDVPHFVTLSVDIWFHKWQSGTERYVTLWAHYIDANFTFHNLALTTQRVAETGAGEHSLGAVEAQVKVMAQEWGIFQPNLVVLGGEGREKMRLEVTGSEKSGETTGNGPHPNSTTFLEREDSVSSDELHGLEHAHSSSEGLPSIPCFLSAVQGCIEEVMSHPVISKTLSLFQGVLSNMFTPNRSQYHMQSLLQTIPKQEQAQLKSWAHSRPSWNKLYDLLNTLVKHRNLVCDIVREVKTENLVKEDPSNPTASESRSAVNSYSNTATNTSPAGTTAPQRSDWRVIEDLCLVLKPLDVACRTLTKEAFPRLSLVKPILTGLLSRHLKPRSGDSSAILKEVKRMMRRNLASCYDNPVVNRALCVACSLDPQFHGLGFMEMKEQIATFEWLKKEAVRIVKEDKRRSQTKKQSHGKRSPSPLSPESESDFLRRSKRLKDTPPINFRELDDVEDEESDAGEAEENELGSPGSQAGLSGMEFLLGDLFCSAPQSRQSSVEESVDMEMSVFRADKGASLGVEPLQWWRTKAVQFPLLATVARAYLAAPAVAGSAAQDFVQEEGGASYRKRANIPPESLDVVLFLHHNHTDIGQTAFRNDDKL; encoded by the exons atgGATCTCATCAGTAAACCGAGAAGCAAATCCACGGTGTGGATGTATTTCGGCTTGAAAGCAGACGAAAGAGGACAGCCTCTGAATTCCGGCGAGGCTATTTGCCGTTTATGCCGAAAAATAGTACTTGCCAAAGGTGGGAATACAACGAATTTAAGAAGTCACCTCAGGCGTCGACACCGTGCCGATTTTTTCGAGCCGTCTTCCTGTGCGTCCTCAGCCGGTTTCTTTGACAGTCAAG GTTTTGACTTTGGCCAGGAAGAATTCATCGAGGACATCCCGGCGCTCCAGACCACACCAAACCACAACTATATCCCTGACGCGGTGCTGCCACCTGGGGAGCCGTGGCTCCAGGGTGGCCCCTCCCGGGCAACTCTGTCCCTGCCCTCGTGCCTGCGTCTGTGTAGGGATTCTGGGGGTGGCGGCATGCCTGGTCCTGGATCCTCCAGTGAGGAGCAGATGGCAGTGCTAAAAGTGTATGCCAAGTGTCACCTTCAGCAGGGCTTAATGTTTGGGCCCTTTGTAGGAGAAATGTCCAGAGGACAACTGCAGAACTTCAGATATGCTTGGGCT ATCAGGGATGATGCTACGTTCTTCTATGTAGATGCTTCTGATGAAAACAAATCTAACTGGATGAG GTATGTGACATATGCTGGCAGTGAGGAGGAACACAACCTGGTTGTGTTCCAGTTTTATCGGCACATCTACTACCGAGTGTCCCAGCCCATCCCAGAGGGAGCAGAACTCAAGGTCTGGATCAGCAAGGACTATGCAGCCCTGCTTGGCCTCGGGATAG GTGACAGTATGAAGTTTGAACTTGGAGACAAGGACATGATCCTGCGGATCCTCCAGGACATCCAGGTGGTCACCCTCCCAGAGCCCAGCAGTTCCTCCCTGTGGTCAgacaacagccaatcacagagtcCCATGCCCATCATCAGTGACGTGACGACCATGTCCAACTCAGATGCAGCTGGTGATTCAGGTCCGGCTTCTGCCTCCGCATCTATCTCCTCTTCCCTAATTGCATTCCCATCCCCTGGTTATTATCAAATGGAAAAGTACGATTTTATTCCTGGAACCGAGAAGCTGCTGAGCTACCCCAAGGTGAACCGAAACAGCCCCTGGCACTTTTTTGGGTTTGAGCCAGACCCAACCGGACGGCCCCTGGACCGGAACACTGCGGTGTGTAAGTTATGTGGGGACCGTGTgggctgtggaggaggagccACCGACATCCAGAACCACCTGGGCACCAAGCACCACATCAAACTGCGGGACGGAGCCAAGGATCGGAGTCCTCTGACAACCG GTCAGAGACCACAGGCACCAGTCCTCACCGGTGGTCTGGTCGGCATGCTCCCACATGTCATGGCTACTCAAGTGACTGACGCCATTGCCAGCTTCATCATCGCAGACCTCCATCCCCCAGCTTTAGTGGAAGGGGAAGGCTTCAAACAGCTGCTCCACACCCTGCTGCCCTCCTACAAGGAGCTGCCCTCTGCGTCCCTGCTGGAGAGCCTCCTGAAAGAAAACCACACCAAAGGCAAGAAGAGGTTGGCTCAGCTGTTGCGGAGGAAAGCAGGGagtgaggaagatgaggacaTTTCTGACTACACTGCTCCTATCGAGTTTGAGCCTCGGAGACGTGGTCGACCCCACGGCTCTCGGAGGGACGTTCCTCACTTTGTCACTTTGAGTGTAGACATTTGGTTCCACAAATGGCAAAGTGGCACTGAGAGGTACGTCACGCTCTGGGCACATTACATAGACGCTAACTTTACTTTTCATAACTTGGCCCTGACGACTCAAAGAGTGGCCGAGACTGGAGCAGGAGAGCACAGTTTGGGAGCAGTGGAGGCCCAAGTGAAAGTTATGGCCCAGGAGTGGGGAATCTTCCAACCCAATCTGGTCGTgctgggaggggagggaagggaaaagaTGAGGTTGGAGGTAACGGGGAGTGAGAAAAGTGGGGAGACCACAGGCAATGGCCCCCACCCCAACTCAACAACATTTCTGGAGAGGGAGGACTCTGTGTCTTCCGACGAGCTACATGGTCTAGAACACGCTCATTCTTCTAGTGAAGGGCTACCATCCATCCCGTGTTTCTTAAGCGCTGTGCAGGGCTGCATTGAGGAGGTGATGTCGCACCCTGTCATCTCCAAGACCCTCAGCCTATTTCAGGGTGTTCTCTCAAACATGTTCACTCCAAACAGATCTCAGTACCACATGCAGAGCCTGTTGCAAACTATTCCAAAGCAAGAACAGGCTCAGCTGAAGTCTTGGGCTCACAGCCGGCCAAGCTGGAATAAGCTTTACGATTTGTTAAACACCCTCGTAAAACATCGAAACCTGGTCTGTGATATTGTAAGGGAGGTAAAAACAGAGAACTTAGTTAAAGAGGACCCCAGCAATCCTACTGCTTCAGAGTCTAGATCAGCTGTCAACTCTTACTCAAACACCGCCACCAACACATCACCAGCTGGCACTACGGCTCCCCAGCGTTCTGACTGGAGGGTTATCGAGGATCTCTGCTTGGTCCTCAAACCTTTGGATGTGGCTTGTCGAACTCTCACCAAGGAGGCCTTCCCCCGACTCTCCCTGGTCAAGCCCATCCTCACTGGTCTCCTCTCCCGCCACCTTAAACCCCGGTCAGGAGATTCATCAGCCATCTTGAAGGAagtgaagaggatgatgaggcGGAACTTAGCAAGTTGCTATGACAACCCTGTTGTTAACAGGGCTCTGTGCGTGGCATGCTCCCTCGACCCCCAGTTCCATGGGCTTGGATTTATGGAAATGAAG GAGCAGATAGCCACTTTTGAGTGGCTGAAGAAGGAGGCAGTCAGGATAGTGAAGGAGGACAAGAGGCGCAGCCAAACTAAGAAGCAAAGCCACGGCAAGAGAAGTCCCTCCCCACTGTCACCAGAGTCAGAGAGTGACTTCCTGCGCAGGAGCAAACGGCTCAAAGACACCCCCCCTATCAACTTCAGAGAACTTGACGATGTCGAAGATGAGGAGAGTGACgcaggggaggcagaggagaatgAATTGGGAAGTCCGGGCTCTCAAGCAGGACTCTCCGGTATGGAGTTTCTACTGGGGGACCTGTTCTGCTCGGCTccacagagcaggcagagctCTGTGGAGGAGTCTGTGGACATGGAGATGTCTGTTTTCAGAGCTGACAAGGGGGCCTCCTTGGGAGTGGAGCCCCTGCAGTGGTGGAGGACCAAGGCTGTGCAGTTCCCACTGCTAGCCACAGTAGCGCGGGCCTACCTGGCTGCCCCGGCAGTAGCAGGTAGTGCTGCACAGGACTTTGTccaggaggaaggaggggccTCTTACAGGAAGAGGGCCAACATTCCACCAGAGAGTTTAGATGTAGTCTTGTTTCTACATCACAACCACACTGACATTGGGCAAACTGCATTTAGGAACGATGACAAGCTATAA
- the LOC115376433 gene encoding uncharacterized protein LOC115376433 isoform X2: MDLISKPRSKSTVWMYFGLKADERGQPLNSGEAICRLCRKIVLAKGGNTTNLRSHLRRRHRADFFEPSSCFDFGQEEFIEDIPALQTTPNHNYIPDAVLPPGEPWLQGGPSRATLSLPSCLRLCRDSGGGGMPGPGSSSEEQMAVLKVYAKCHLQQGLMFGPFVGEMSRGQLQNFRYAWAIRDDATFFYVDASDENKSNWMRYVTYAGSEEEHNLVVFQFYRHIYYRVSQPIPEGAELKVWISKDYAALLGLGIGDSMKFELGDKDMILRILQDIQVVTLPEPSSSSLWSDNSQSQSPMPIISDVTTMSNSDAAGDSGPASASASISSSLIAFPSPGYYQMEKYDFIPGTEKLLSYPKVNRNSPWHFFGFEPDPTGRPLDRNTAVCKLCGDRVGCGGGATDIQNHLGTKHHIKLRDGAKDRSPLTTGQRPQAPVLTGGLVGMLPHVMATQVTDAIASFIIADLHPPALVEGEGFKQLLHTLLPSYKELPSASLLESLLKENHTKGKKRLAQLLRRKAGSEEDEDISDYTAPIEFEPRRRGRPHGSRRDVPHFVTLSVDIWFHKWQSGTERYVTLWAHYIDANFTFHNLALTTQRVAETGAGEHSLGAVEAQVKVMAQEWGIFQPNLVVLGGEGREKMRLEVTGSEKSGETTGNGPHPNSTTFLEREDSVSSDELHGLEHAHSSSEGLPSIPCFLSAVQGCIEEVMSHPVISKTLSLFQGVLSNMFTPNRSQYHMQSLLQTIPKQEQAQLKSWAHSRPSWNKLYDLLNTLVKHRNLVCDIVREVKTENLVKEDPSNPTASESRSAVNSYSNTATNTSPAGTTAPQRSDWRVIEDLCLVLKPLDVACRTLTKEAFPRLSLVKPILTGLLSRHLKPRSGDSSAILKEVKRMMRRNLASCYDNPVVNRALCVACSLDPQFHGLGFMEMKEQIATFEWLKKEAVRIVKEDKRRSQTKKQSHGKRSPSPLSPESESDFLRRSKRLKDTPPINFRELDDVEDEESDAGEAEENELGSPGSQAGLSGMEFLLGDLFCSAPQSRQSSVEESVDMEMSVFRADKGASLGVEPLQWWRTKAVQFPLLATVARAYLAAPAVAGSAAQDFVQEEGGASYRKRANIPPESLDVVLFLHHNHTDIGQTAFRNDDKL; this comes from the exons atgGATCTCATCAGTAAACCGAGAAGCAAATCCACGGTGTGGATGTATTTCGGCTTGAAAGCAGACGAAAGAGGACAGCCTCTGAATTCCGGCGAGGCTATTTGCCGTTTATGCCGAAAAATAGTACTTGCCAAAGGTGGGAATACAACGAATTTAAGAAGTCACCTCAGGCGTCGACACCGTGCCGATTTTTTCGAGCCGTCTTCCT GTTTTGACTTTGGCCAGGAAGAATTCATCGAGGACATCCCGGCGCTCCAGACCACACCAAACCACAACTATATCCCTGACGCGGTGCTGCCACCTGGGGAGCCGTGGCTCCAGGGTGGCCCCTCCCGGGCAACTCTGTCCCTGCCCTCGTGCCTGCGTCTGTGTAGGGATTCTGGGGGTGGCGGCATGCCTGGTCCTGGATCCTCCAGTGAGGAGCAGATGGCAGTGCTAAAAGTGTATGCCAAGTGTCACCTTCAGCAGGGCTTAATGTTTGGGCCCTTTGTAGGAGAAATGTCCAGAGGACAACTGCAGAACTTCAGATATGCTTGGGCT ATCAGGGATGATGCTACGTTCTTCTATGTAGATGCTTCTGATGAAAACAAATCTAACTGGATGAG GTATGTGACATATGCTGGCAGTGAGGAGGAACACAACCTGGTTGTGTTCCAGTTTTATCGGCACATCTACTACCGAGTGTCCCAGCCCATCCCAGAGGGAGCAGAACTCAAGGTCTGGATCAGCAAGGACTATGCAGCCCTGCTTGGCCTCGGGATAG GTGACAGTATGAAGTTTGAACTTGGAGACAAGGACATGATCCTGCGGATCCTCCAGGACATCCAGGTGGTCACCCTCCCAGAGCCCAGCAGTTCCTCCCTGTGGTCAgacaacagccaatcacagagtcCCATGCCCATCATCAGTGACGTGACGACCATGTCCAACTCAGATGCAGCTGGTGATTCAGGTCCGGCTTCTGCCTCCGCATCTATCTCCTCTTCCCTAATTGCATTCCCATCCCCTGGTTATTATCAAATGGAAAAGTACGATTTTATTCCTGGAACCGAGAAGCTGCTGAGCTACCCCAAGGTGAACCGAAACAGCCCCTGGCACTTTTTTGGGTTTGAGCCAGACCCAACCGGACGGCCCCTGGACCGGAACACTGCGGTGTGTAAGTTATGTGGGGACCGTGTgggctgtggaggaggagccACCGACATCCAGAACCACCTGGGCACCAAGCACCACATCAAACTGCGGGACGGAGCCAAGGATCGGAGTCCTCTGACAACCG GTCAGAGACCACAGGCACCAGTCCTCACCGGTGGTCTGGTCGGCATGCTCCCACATGTCATGGCTACTCAAGTGACTGACGCCATTGCCAGCTTCATCATCGCAGACCTCCATCCCCCAGCTTTAGTGGAAGGGGAAGGCTTCAAACAGCTGCTCCACACCCTGCTGCCCTCCTACAAGGAGCTGCCCTCTGCGTCCCTGCTGGAGAGCCTCCTGAAAGAAAACCACACCAAAGGCAAGAAGAGGTTGGCTCAGCTGTTGCGGAGGAAAGCAGGGagtgaggaagatgaggacaTTTCTGACTACACTGCTCCTATCGAGTTTGAGCCTCGGAGACGTGGTCGACCCCACGGCTCTCGGAGGGACGTTCCTCACTTTGTCACTTTGAGTGTAGACATTTGGTTCCACAAATGGCAAAGTGGCACTGAGAGGTACGTCACGCTCTGGGCACATTACATAGACGCTAACTTTACTTTTCATAACTTGGCCCTGACGACTCAAAGAGTGGCCGAGACTGGAGCAGGAGAGCACAGTTTGGGAGCAGTGGAGGCCCAAGTGAAAGTTATGGCCCAGGAGTGGGGAATCTTCCAACCCAATCTGGTCGTgctgggaggggagggaagggaaaagaTGAGGTTGGAGGTAACGGGGAGTGAGAAAAGTGGGGAGACCACAGGCAATGGCCCCCACCCCAACTCAACAACATTTCTGGAGAGGGAGGACTCTGTGTCTTCCGACGAGCTACATGGTCTAGAACACGCTCATTCTTCTAGTGAAGGGCTACCATCCATCCCGTGTTTCTTAAGCGCTGTGCAGGGCTGCATTGAGGAGGTGATGTCGCACCCTGTCATCTCCAAGACCCTCAGCCTATTTCAGGGTGTTCTCTCAAACATGTTCACTCCAAACAGATCTCAGTACCACATGCAGAGCCTGTTGCAAACTATTCCAAAGCAAGAACAGGCTCAGCTGAAGTCTTGGGCTCACAGCCGGCCAAGCTGGAATAAGCTTTACGATTTGTTAAACACCCTCGTAAAACATCGAAACCTGGTCTGTGATATTGTAAGGGAGGTAAAAACAGAGAACTTAGTTAAAGAGGACCCCAGCAATCCTACTGCTTCAGAGTCTAGATCAGCTGTCAACTCTTACTCAAACACCGCCACCAACACATCACCAGCTGGCACTACGGCTCCCCAGCGTTCTGACTGGAGGGTTATCGAGGATCTCTGCTTGGTCCTCAAACCTTTGGATGTGGCTTGTCGAACTCTCACCAAGGAGGCCTTCCCCCGACTCTCCCTGGTCAAGCCCATCCTCACTGGTCTCCTCTCCCGCCACCTTAAACCCCGGTCAGGAGATTCATCAGCCATCTTGAAGGAagtgaagaggatgatgaggcGGAACTTAGCAAGTTGCTATGACAACCCTGTTGTTAACAGGGCTCTGTGCGTGGCATGCTCCCTCGACCCCCAGTTCCATGGGCTTGGATTTATGGAAATGAAG GAGCAGATAGCCACTTTTGAGTGGCTGAAGAAGGAGGCAGTCAGGATAGTGAAGGAGGACAAGAGGCGCAGCCAAACTAAGAAGCAAAGCCACGGCAAGAGAAGTCCCTCCCCACTGTCACCAGAGTCAGAGAGTGACTTCCTGCGCAGGAGCAAACGGCTCAAAGACACCCCCCCTATCAACTTCAGAGAACTTGACGATGTCGAAGATGAGGAGAGTGACgcaggggaggcagaggagaatgAATTGGGAAGTCCGGGCTCTCAAGCAGGACTCTCCGGTATGGAGTTTCTACTGGGGGACCTGTTCTGCTCGGCTccacagagcaggcagagctCTGTGGAGGAGTCTGTGGACATGGAGATGTCTGTTTTCAGAGCTGACAAGGGGGCCTCCTTGGGAGTGGAGCCCCTGCAGTGGTGGAGGACCAAGGCTGTGCAGTTCCCACTGCTAGCCACAGTAGCGCGGGCCTACCTGGCTGCCCCGGCAGTAGCAGGTAGTGCTGCACAGGACTTTGTccaggaggaaggaggggccTCTTACAGGAAGAGGGCCAACATTCCACCAGAGAGTTTAGATGTAGTCTTGTTTCTACATCACAACCACACTGACATTGGGCAAACTGCATTTAGGAACGATGACAAGCTATAA
- the ccdc175 gene encoding coiled-coil domain-containing protein 175, whose protein sequence is MTSCLVPEFAAVVAVLEHVKELDKLVEEEGAPLTCEACHHRTEIVAAVTELEAIRRAVHEQLEVETIKNSNLRHQLHGMREKISREIMADVAAARERNAKEIEQLHNDINTVSQQQEAMVERQKVLLRQNAELCAEREQCKTEHENNTVTLSCHISQMSGLKVQLNQTLKDEEDLKTCIAAVKDNKVTLQHKMIQEMEALTVTNDGLVKEVQQTVKKIHQQRRDNAKNKRELDRVNDEIRDKNIRLSQLACRIAQLEKSITGLAASQHQCEKQLEEHKEMLKELAQQRETLEKQPHELNETFDDATQHLKELIATVDCEMEEGRAMGSILQDSLAEVLEQFTAQQRIENGVKAENLGISRRLEQSQLRLEMRIKSHNEISEMDEQITQLQEISVIEEDLFQKNRNGLQGQLEIERENISQFEEKKKQLSQDLDKAKKEQEEHVAQVTADIDNMRRRYQELERERVSLQQHQGVSGKIDSLMRLTSQAELDYKEMERTYQQEMQQIISETEHVTECSEEKEREVQEKEEALRNVEVRFDKEQSTHQRLEKLISKLRSQRDQLEMSIQELKENTCSLLQPKEEMKAQLEALRAQYLNQLDSQASELGSVERSIYNTEVKLEQVSMENSRLHLRIALMKDDVAMARKDRYLQEIHCFREEIGSLYEGLEEAWREDLRLTKERQGNDQTLLESMDSLLKCQQTRRLQLENISTHLNQQLSCISKLLDRQINLSVK, encoded by the coding sequence ATGACTTCTTGTTTGGTTCCCGAGTTTGCTGCCGTGGTGGCTGTTTTGGAGCATGTGAAGGAACTGGACaagctggtggaggaggagggagcaccGCTCACCTGCGAGGCCTGTCACCATCGCACAGAGATAGTGGCTGCTGTCACCGAGCTGGAGGCCATCAGGCGCGCTGTCCACGAGCAGCTGGAGGTGGAAACCATCAAAAACAGTAACCTGAGACACCAGCTTCACGGTATGCGGGAGAAAATCAGCCGAGAGATCATGGCTGATGTGGCGGCGGCCAGGGAAAGAAATGCCAAAGAGATAGAGCAGCTGCATAACGACATCAACACCGTCTCACAGCAACAGGAGGCCatggtggagagacagaaagtgctCTTGAGACAAAACGCTGAGCTGTgcgcagagagagagcagtgcaAGACTGAGCATGAGAATAACACAGTCACCCTAAGCTGTCACATAAGTCAAATGTCCGGCCTGAAGGTCCAGTTGAACCAGACACTCAAAGACGAAGAGGACCTCAAGACTTGCATCGCTGCTGTCAAAGACAACAAAGTGACTCTACAGCATAAAATGATACAGGAGATGGAGGCGTTGACTGTGACCAACGACGGCCTGGTTAAAGAGGTGCAGCAGACTGTGAAGAAAATTCACCAGCAAAGGCGAGACAACGCAAAGAACAAGAGGGAGTTGGATAGAGTTAATGATGAGATACGGGACAAGAACATCCGTCTCAGTCAGCTGGCATGTCGCATCGCCCAGCTGGAGAAAAGTATCACTGGACTGGCAGCTTCTCAGCACCAGTGTGAGAAACAGCTGGAAGAGCACAAGGAGATGCTTAAAGAACTtgcacagcagagagaaacgCTGGAGAAGCAGCCCCATGAGCTAAATGAGACCTTCGACGACGCCACCCAACATCTTAAAGAACTCATTGCCACAGTGGACTGTGAGATGGAGGAGGGCAGAGCCATGGGAAGCATCCTTCAGGATTCCCTGGCCGAAGTCTTGGAGCAATTCACGGCTCAACAGAGAATAGAGAACGGAGTGAAGGCTGAAAACCTCGGCATTTCCCGACGACTGGAACAATCTCAACTGCGACTCGAGATGCGAATCAAAAGCCACAATGAGATAAGCGAGATGGACGAGCAGATCACACAACTCCAGGAGATCAGCGTCATCGAGGAGGATCTGTTTCAGAAGAATCGTAATGGCTTGCAGGGCCAGCTGGAGATTGAGAGGGAGAACATCAGCCAGtttgaggagaagaaaaagcaaTTAAGTCAGGATCTGGACAAGGCgaagaaggagcaggaggagcacgTGGCACAAGTCACCGCTGACATCGACAACATGAGGAGGAGATATCAGGAActagagcgagagagagttTCGCTCCAGCAGCACCAGGGTGTAAGCGGTAAGATTGACTCGCTGATGAGGCTCACGTCCCAGGCCGAGTTAGACTACAAGGAGATGGAAAGGACATACCAGCAGGAAATGCAACAAATCATCTCTGAGACTGAGCATGTCACGGAGTGCagtgaggagaaggagagggaggtgcaggagaaagaggaggccCTGAGGAACGTGGAGGTCAGGTTTGACAAGGAGCAGTCCACACACCAGCGACTGGAAAAACTCATCTCTAAGCTGAGGAGTCAGAGAGACCAGCTGGAGATGTCTATTCAGGAGCTGAAGGAGAACACCTGCTCTCTTCTTCAGCCcaaggaggagatgaaggcaCAGCTGGAGGCGCTGCGAGCGCAGTATCTGAACCAGCTGGACAGCCAGGCCTCAGAGCTGGGGTCGGTGGAGAGGAGCATCTATAACACAGAGGTGAAGCTGGAGCAGGTCAGCATGGAGAACAGCAGGCTGCACCTGCGGATAGCGTTGATGAAGGACGACGTGGCCATGGCGAGGAAGGACAGATACTTGCAGGAGATTCACTGCTTCAGAGAGGAAATCGGCTCCTTGTATGAAGGTTTGGAGGAGGCCTGGAGAGAGGACTTGCGGTTGACTAAGGAGCGCCAAGGCAACGACCAAACTTTGTTGGAGTCCATGGATTCTCTGTTGAAATGTCAGCAGACCCGGAGGCTTCAGTTAGAGAACATCAGCACACATCTGAACCAACAGCTGTCATGTATCAGCAAACTACTGGATAGGCAAATCAATTTAAGTGTCAAATGA